One Pseudomonas rhizophila DNA window includes the following coding sequences:
- a CDS encoding acetoacetate--CoA ligase, producing MSDILWQPTPDRIAQSRMDAFRRFINERHQLQLSDYPALHAWSIDQREAFWQAIVDFFEIRFHQAPSDVLVEGEQMPSARWFPGATLNFAEHLLRRRDDAVAVVALDESGGQEQLTWAELAAHVAGLQKSLQAAGVSKGDRVAACMPNTWQTLAGMLATTSLGAIWSCSSPDFGTHGVIDRFGQIEPKVLITCAGYRYAGKVIDQRAKVNEILERLPSLQQLIILPYACPDARAEDFKTTASVALWSDFYRCGGEPAFVDVPFDHPLYILYSSGTTGVPKCIVHSTGGVLLQHLKEHGLHVDLGPEDRLFYYTTCGWMMWNWLVSALAVGSAVVLYDGSPFHPGPKRLLDLIDQQRISVFGTSPKYLAALESQGLKPRQTHDLGSLKTILSTGSALAPHSYDYVYRDFKTQVCLASMSGGTDIVSCFVNGNPLSAVRRGEMQGKSLGMAVQVWNEAGQAVIGEKGELVCTRHFPAMPIGLWNDPQQEKLRASYFSQFPGVWAQGDYAEELPHGGFLIHGRSDAVLNPGGVRIGTAEIYRQVEKVEQVLDSVAIGQQWQGDVRVVLFVRLRDGVTLDEALEQQIRQVIRANTTPRHVPAKILAVSDIPRTISGKVVELAVRNVVHGQVVKNTDALANPEALEQFRDRLELTT from the coding sequence ATGTCCGACATCCTCTGGCAACCCACCCCCGATCGCATCGCCCAGTCACGCATGGACGCCTTTCGCCGGTTCATCAACGAACGGCATCAGCTGCAACTGAGCGATTATCCGGCGCTGCACGCCTGGAGCATCGACCAGCGTGAAGCCTTCTGGCAGGCCATCGTCGACTTCTTCGAGATCCGTTTTCACCAGGCGCCCAGCGATGTGCTGGTCGAAGGTGAGCAAATGCCCAGCGCCCGGTGGTTTCCCGGGGCGACACTGAATTTTGCCGAACACCTGCTGCGCCGGCGCGATGACGCCGTGGCCGTGGTTGCCCTCGACGAAAGTGGCGGGCAAGAACAACTGACCTGGGCCGAACTTGCCGCCCACGTCGCTGGCCTGCAAAAAAGCCTGCAAGCGGCAGGTGTGAGCAAGGGCGACCGGGTAGCCGCGTGCATGCCCAACACCTGGCAGACCCTGGCGGGCATGCTCGCCACCACCAGCCTGGGGGCGATCTGGTCGTGCTCCTCGCCTGACTTCGGCACCCACGGGGTCATCGACCGGTTCGGCCAGATCGAGCCCAAGGTGCTGATTACCTGCGCCGGTTACCGCTACGCCGGCAAGGTCATCGACCAGCGAGCCAAGGTCAACGAAATCCTCGAGCGCCTGCCTTCGCTGCAGCAATTGATCATCCTGCCCTACGCATGCCCTGACGCCCGCGCCGAAGACTTCAAGACAACGGCCAGCGTCGCGTTGTGGAGCGACTTCTACCGCTGTGGCGGCGAACCGGCGTTCGTTGACGTGCCGTTCGATCATCCGCTGTACATCCTCTATTCCAGTGGCACCACCGGCGTGCCGAAGTGCATCGTCCACAGCACCGGCGGCGTATTGCTGCAACACCTCAAGGAACATGGCCTGCATGTAGACCTTGGCCCCGAAGATCGCCTGTTCTACTACACCACGTGTGGCTGGATGATGTGGAACTGGCTGGTGTCGGCCCTCGCCGTCGGCAGTGCGGTGGTGCTCTACGACGGCTCGCCCTTTCACCCTGGCCCCAAGCGCCTGCTGGACCTGATCGACCAGCAGCGCATCAGCGTATTCGGCACCAGCCCCAAATACCTGGCGGCCCTGGAAAGCCAGGGTTTGAAACCGCGACAGACCCATGACCTGGGCAGCCTGAAAACCATCCTGTCCACCGGCTCGGCCCTGGCGCCCCATAGCTACGACTACGTGTATCGCGACTTCAAGACCCAGGTGTGCCTGGCCTCGATGTCCGGTGGCACCGACATTGTGTCGTGCTTCGTCAATGGCAATCCGTTGTCCGCCGTTCGCCGTGGCGAGATGCAGGGCAAGAGTCTGGGCATGGCGGTGCAGGTCTGGAACGAGGCAGGCCAGGCGGTCATCGGTGAGAAAGGTGAACTGGTCTGCACCCGGCACTTCCCGGCCATGCCCATTGGCCTGTGGAATGATCCGCAGCAGGAAAAGCTAAGGGCCTCCTACTTCAGCCAGTTCCCCGGTGTGTGGGCCCAGGGGGACTACGCCGAGGAACTGCCTCACGGCGGTTTCTTGATCCACGGGCGTTCGGATGCAGTGCTCAACCCCGGTGGCGTGCGCATCGGCACGGCGGAAATCTATCGGCAGGTGGAAAAGGTCGAGCAGGTGCTGGACAGCGTTGCTATCGGCCAGCAATGGCAGGGTGATGTGCGCGTGGTACTGTTTGTGCGCCTGCGCGACGGCGTGACCCTGGATGAGGCCCTGGAGCAACAGATCCGCCAGGTGATCCGCGCCAATACCACACCGCGTCATGTGCCGGCGAAGATCCTGGCAGTCAGCGACATCCCGCGGACCATCAGCGGCAAGGTGGTGGAACTGGCGGTGCGCAACGTGGTGCATGGGCAGGTGGTGAAAAACACCGATGCCCTGGCCAATCCCGAGGCGCTGGAGCAGTTCAGGGATCGGCTGGAACTGACCACCTGA
- a CDS encoding 3-hydroxybutyrate dehydrogenase, which yields MTTPLSGKTALVTGSTSGIGLGIALSLAKAGANLILNGFGDASTVIAEVKQFGGKVGHHPADVSDPAQIADMLAYAEREFGGVDILVNNAGIQHVAAVEDFPVERWDSIIAINLSSVFHATRLSLPGMRAKGWGRIINIASVHGQVGSVGKAAYVAAKHGVIGLTKVVGLETASSNVTCNAICPGWVLTPLVQKQIDDRIATGIDPQQAQHDLLAEKQPSLEFVTPPQLGELVLFLCSEAGSQVRGAAWNIDGGWLAQ from the coding sequence ATGACAACCCCTCTTTCGGGCAAGACCGCCCTGGTCACCGGCTCTACCAGCGGCATCGGCCTGGGCATCGCCCTGAGCCTCGCCAAGGCCGGCGCCAACCTGATCCTCAACGGCTTCGGCGATGCCTCGACGGTGATCGCCGAGGTGAAACAGTTCGGCGGCAAGGTCGGCCATCATCCGGCCGATGTCAGTGATCCGGCGCAGATCGCCGACATGCTCGCTTACGCCGAACGGGAGTTCGGCGGCGTGGACATTCTGGTGAACAACGCCGGTATCCAGCATGTGGCCGCCGTGGAAGATTTTCCGGTGGAGCGCTGGGACTCGATCATCGCCATCAACCTGTCCTCGGTGTTCCATGCCACGCGCTTGAGCCTGCCGGGCATGCGCGCCAAGGGCTGGGGGCGGATCATCAACATTGCCTCGGTGCACGGCCAGGTCGGCTCGGTGGGCAAGGCCGCCTACGTCGCGGCCAAACACGGGGTGATCGGTCTGACCAAAGTGGTCGGCCTGGAAACCGCCAGCAGTAACGTGACGTGCAACGCCATCTGCCCTGGCTGGGTGCTGACACCGCTGGTGCAGAAACAGATCGACGACCGCATTGCCACGGGCATCGACCCGCAACAGGCACAGCATGACCTGCTGGCCGAAAAACAGCCTTCCCTGGAATTCGTCACCCCGCCGCAACTGGGGGAACTGGTGCTGTTTCTGTGCAGCGAAGCCGGTAGCCAGGTACGTGGCGCGGCGTGGAATATTGATGGTGGGTGGCTGGCTCAGTAA
- a CDS encoding GntP family permease, with product MSVIIALAALTLLMVAAYRGYSVILFAPIAALGAVLLTDPSAVAPAFTGVFMEKMVGFIKLYFPVFLLGAVFGKLIELSGFSRSIVAAAIRLLGTRQAMLVIVLVCALLTYGGVSLFVVVFAVYPFAAEMFRQSNIPKRLIPATIALGAFSFTMDALPGTPQIQNIIPSTFFNTTAWAAPWLGVIGTIFVFSFGMLFLQRQRNKAQRLGEGYGTELRNEPETAEDIKLPNPWLAISPLLAVGIMNLLFTQWIPQWYGKTHSLALPGMTTPVTSDIAKLTAIWAVQAALLVGIVLVLLFAFSTIRSKLAEGSKSAVGGALLAAMNTASEYGFGAVIASLPGFLVLADWLKNIPNPLVNEAVTVTLLAGITGSASGGMSIALAAMSETFISAANAANIPLEVLHRVASMASGGMDTLPHNGAVITLLAVTGLTHREAYKDIFCITLIKTLAVFFVIAVFYATGIV from the coding sequence ATGAGTGTGATCATTGCCTTGGCAGCCCTCACGCTGCTGATGGTGGCCGCCTACCGTGGCTACAGCGTTATCCTTTTTGCCCCCATCGCCGCCCTCGGCGCCGTCCTGCTCACTGACCCTTCCGCCGTCGCGCCTGCTTTCACCGGGGTGTTCATGGAGAAGATGGTCGGCTTCATCAAACTGTATTTCCCGGTGTTCCTGCTCGGCGCGGTGTTCGGCAAACTGATCGAGCTGTCGGGTTTCTCCCGCTCTATCGTCGCGGCGGCGATTCGCCTGCTGGGCACGCGCCAGGCCATGTTGGTGATCGTGCTGGTCTGCGCCTTGCTGACCTATGGCGGCGTGTCGCTGTTCGTCGTGGTGTTCGCGGTGTATCCGTTCGCCGCCGAGATGTTCCGCCAGAGCAATATTCCCAAGCGGCTGATCCCAGCCACCATTGCCCTTGGCGCGTTCTCGTTCACCATGGACGCTCTGCCCGGCACGCCGCAGATCCAGAACATCATCCCCAGCACCTTCTTCAACACCACCGCCTGGGCCGCGCCCTGGCTGGGTGTGATCGGCACGATCTTCGTGTTCAGCTTCGGCATGCTGTTCCTGCAACGCCAGCGCAACAAGGCCCAGCGCCTAGGCGAAGGCTACGGCACCGAACTGCGCAACGAGCCGGAGACTGCCGAAGACATCAAACTGCCCAATCCCTGGCTCGCCATTTCGCCGCTGTTGGCGGTCGGGATCATGAACCTGCTGTTCACCCAGTGGATTCCGCAGTGGTATGGCAAGACCCACAGCCTGGCGCTGCCGGGCATGACCACACCAGTGACCAGCGACATCGCCAAGCTCACCGCGATCTGGGCCGTGCAGGCCGCGTTGCTGGTGGGCATTGTCCTGGTGCTGCTGTTCGCCTTCAGCACCATTCGCAGCAAGCTGGCCGAAGGCAGCAAGAGCGCGGTGGGCGGTGCGCTGCTGGCGGCAATGAACACCGCTTCGGAATACGGTTTTGGCGCAGTCATCGCGTCCTTGCCGGGTTTTCTGGTGCTGGCCGACTGGCTCAAAAACATCCCCAATCCACTGGTCAATGAAGCCGTGACCGTGACGCTGCTGGCGGGCATCACCGGTTCAGCCTCGGGCGGCATGAGCATCGCCCTGGCGGCGATGTCCGAAACGTTCATCAGCGCCGCCAACGCCGCCAACATTCCTCTGGAAGTGCTGCACCGGGTCGCGTCCATGGCCAGCGGCGGCATGGACACCCTGCCCCACAACGGCGCGGTGATCACCCTGCTGGCGGTGACCGGTCTGACCCACCGTGAAGCCTACAAAGACATTTTCTGCATTACGCTGATCAAGACCCTCGCGGTGTTCTTCGTGATCGCTGTGTTCTACGCCACTGGCATTGTGTGA